The Kaustia mangrovi genome has a segment encoding these proteins:
- the modA gene encoding molybdate ABC transporter substrate-binding protein yields MIVRQRLGAAALALVLTVIGLAGPARAAEVTVFAAASLTNAMEDVGALYREKTGEPLRFSFASSSTLARQIEAGAPAQIYASANEKWMDTLDKAGLVADGTRVSPISNSLVLIAPEDSDLEPMAIAKETDLAALLGTDGRMAVGDPDHVPAGIYAAEALRALGQWDALEPRLARADDVRAALALVARGEVPLGIVYGTDAAISEKVKILGTVPAGSHKPITYPFAIVAGNDTPAVRAVFDFIVGPEALKVFERYGFTRNR; encoded by the coding sequence ATGATAGTGCGGCAACGGCTCGGCGCGGCGGCGCTCGCCCTGGTCCTGACGGTCATCGGGCTTGCCGGCCCGGCAAGGGCGGCGGAGGTCACGGTCTTCGCCGCGGCGAGCCTCACCAATGCGATGGAGGATGTCGGCGCGCTCTACAGGGAAAAGACCGGCGAGCCGCTGCGCTTCTCCTTCGCCTCCTCCTCCACGCTCGCCCGCCAGATCGAGGCCGGCGCGCCCGCTCAGATCTACGCATCCGCCAACGAGAAGTGGATGGACACGCTGGACAAGGCCGGCCTCGTGGCCGATGGCACGCGGGTCAGCCCGATCAGCAACAGCCTCGTCCTGATCGCGCCGGAAGACAGCGATCTTGAGCCCATGGCGATCGCGAAGGAGACCGATCTCGCCGCGCTCCTGGGGACCGACGGGCGCATGGCGGTCGGCGATCCCGACCATGTACCGGCCGGCATCTATGCCGCTGAGGCCCTGCGCGCACTCGGCCAGTGGGATGCGCTCGAGCCCCGTCTCGCCCGGGCCGACGACGTGCGCGCCGCGCTCGCGCTGGTCGCGCGCGGCGAGGTGCCCCTCGGCATCGTCTATGGGACGGACGCGGCGATCTCCGAGAAGGTGAAGATCCTCGGCACGGTCCCGGCGGGCAGCCACAAGCCGATCACCTATCCCTTCGCCATCGTCGCCGGCAACGACACGCCTGCGGTGCGCGCCGTGTTTGACTTCATTGTCGGGCCGGAAGCCCTTAAGGTGTTCGAGCGCTACGGTTTCACGCGCAACCGGTAA
- a CDS encoding heparinase II/III family protein, with protein MLVRRDATPSALALELAEAALRRSAQGIARRAARWTPLRLLRAERLVQPIPPLVKGNPALAAEIYRGRFHLAGTLVDAQNRIVFELAPPTEAFAASLHGFGWLMHLEAASRELPRVQARGLVGDWMGMSARHHPVARRLDVASRRLIAWIQHGPFLLHNADAGFHEAFMASLGRQATQLMNAIRLAPSGRNRLDAAIALAYAATALGGLESVRANLLERLSRELEQQILPDGGHISRNPAVLVELLLDLLPLRDAIERTSCELPHGLVAAIERMLPLLRFFLHGDGGLAGFNGVTDRMAGAARAIVDADAVHGRPITLAPHVGYARLGHGRATVIADIGRPPAIGLNPGAQAGPLAFEFSDGPHRIVVNCGNSRLIDPRWTEASRRTAAHSTAILGERSSCLIVANRVTEKLFGSPLLFGPRTVEGALQSHPGGTILEARHDGYVAAYGYGHERRLYLASDGADLRGEDRFAPSPDGRTTDPETGFAVRFHLHPSVKVTMARDGASVVLLLPNRTGWRFCARGARLEVADSVYLLGQAAPRRTRQIVLTGTVGAEGTAVKWAFKRIERRSAPNEYIAPPRELPLEPGTR; from the coding sequence ATGCTCGTTCGCCGCGACGCCACACCGTCCGCCCTGGCGCTCGAGCTCGCCGAGGCCGCGCTTCGGCGCAGCGCGCAGGGGATCGCGCGGCGCGCCGCACGCTGGACGCCGCTGAGGCTCCTGCGGGCCGAACGGCTCGTCCAGCCCATTCCGCCGCTCGTGAAGGGCAATCCCGCGCTTGCCGCGGAGATCTATCGCGGCCGGTTCCATCTGGCCGGCACGCTGGTCGACGCCCAGAACCGGATCGTCTTCGAGCTCGCGCCGCCGACGGAGGCGTTTGCCGCCTCGCTCCACGGCTTCGGCTGGCTCATGCATCTGGAGGCCGCCTCGCGCGAGCTGCCGCGCGTGCAGGCCCGCGGCCTCGTCGGCGACTGGATGGGCATGAGCGCGCGCCACCATCCCGTGGCCCGCCGGCTCGACGTCGCAAGCCGCAGGCTCATCGCCTGGATCCAGCACGGCCCGTTCCTCCTGCACAATGCCGATGCCGGCTTTCACGAGGCCTTCATGGCGAGCCTCGGCCGGCAGGCGACGCAGCTCATGAACGCCATCCGGCTCGCCCCGTCCGGCCGCAACCGGCTCGACGCGGCCATCGCGCTGGCCTATGCCGCGACCGCACTCGGCGGGCTCGAATCGGTGCGCGCCAACCTCCTGGAGCGCCTGTCGCGGGAGCTGGAGCAGCAGATCCTGCCCGATGGCGGTCACATATCGCGCAATCCGGCGGTGCTGGTCGAATTGCTGCTCGATCTCCTGCCGCTGCGCGACGCCATAGAGAGGACGAGCTGCGAGCTGCCCCACGGGCTCGTGGCGGCTATCGAGCGCATGCTGCCGCTCCTGCGCTTCTTCCTGCATGGCGATGGCGGGCTGGCGGGCTTCAACGGGGTCACGGATCGCATGGCCGGGGCCGCGCGCGCCATCGTGGACGCCGATGCGGTGCATGGGCGGCCCATCACGCTGGCCCCCCATGTGGGCTATGCCCGTCTCGGCCACGGCCGTGCGACGGTGATCGCCGACATCGGCCGACCGCCGGCCATCGGCCTCAATCCGGGCGCACAGGCGGGTCCGCTCGCCTTCGAGTTCAGCGACGGGCCGCACCGCATCGTCGTCAATTGCGGCAATTCCCGCCTGATCGACCCGCGCTGGACGGAAGCCTCCCGGCGCACCGCGGCCCATTCGACCGCCATTCTGGGCGAGCGCTCCTCCTGCCTCATCGTCGCCAACCGGGTCACGGAGAAGCTGTTCGGCTCGCCGCTCCTGTTCGGGCCGCGCACCGTCGAGGGCGCGCTCCAGTCCCATCCCGGCGGCACGATCCTCGAGGCGCGTCACGATGGCTATGTCGCCGCCTATGGCTACGGTCACGAACGCCGGCTCTATCTGGCGAGCGACGGGGCGGATCTGCGCGGCGAGGACCGGTTCGCGCCATCGCCCGACGGCCGCACGACCGATCCGGAGACGGGCTTTGCCGTGCGCTTCCACCTCCACCCCTCGGTCAAGGTGACCATGGCGCGCGACGGGGCGAGCGTGGTGCTGCTCCTGCCCAACCGGACCGGCTGGCGCTTTTGCGCGCGCGGCGCGCGGCTCGAGGTCGCCGACAGCGTCTATCTCCTCGGCCAGGCCGCGCCGAGGCGGACCCGCCAGATCGTGCTCACCGGCACGGTCGGCGCCGAGGGGACGGCGGTGAAATGGGCCTTCAAGCGCATCGAGCGCCGTAGCGCGCCGAACGAATATATCGCCCCGCCCCGGGAACTGCCCCTGGAGCCCGGTACCCGCTGA
- a CDS encoding NAD-glutamate dehydrogenase translates to MRAAEKISPLIDSVASKAGKGRAPKLLEPFSRLLYRRGVPEDLEAYSADALAALAREAFGFLKERKPGRHKLRLYNPEEGAPGGLGEITVIEIANDDMPFLVDSTLGLLSERGHNIALVLHPILAVERSPKGELTGLDDGAAVVSDHFSRESFIHIHISRLGLESDRTSLEADIDSMLKDVRTVVLDWPGMRDRLDRAVTDYQANPPAVAVEELSESIQFLQWLLDDHFTFLGMREYTFEGGPGHGQLKAVKGSGLGILRDPKVQVLRRGRELVEITPEVREFLNEPAPLIITKANVRATVHRRSHMDYIGIKQFSDDGQLMGELRLVGLFTSAAYTRSPRYIPMLRRKVGHVIASSGFKPDGHSGKALQNVLETFPRDELFQIDTETLTETALGILQLEERPRTRMFVRRDKFDRFVSVLVYVPRDRYTTDVRRRIGDLLASAYDGRVSAFFPAFPEGSLVRVHYILGRYEGETPSPDVAELEAQATEIVRTWDDRLTEAVQTECTPELADSFIGRYRGAFSAAYQEAFPPSQAVADILQMERLSDDGDIAVELHPGDEEDGDAAVNLKLYHLGEPIALSDRLPILENMGFRSIDERTYRITRAGADGAAEAVVLHEVTLKPIDGQPIDLDAVGGLVNDGFAAVWTRQAENDGYNTLLPREGLAWREAALLRACSKYLRQAAVPYSGDYMAATLTKYPDLARKLLELFEARFDPAFPKAKAKGADAGRDAAMKTILDRIDEVLASVPSLDEDRIVRRFANLVMAMTRTNYYQRDAEGGLRPTISFKIDSRKVDGLPDPKPFAEIFVYAPDVEGVHLRGGKIARGGLRWSDRPEDFRTEVLGLAKAQNVKNAVIVPVGAKGGFVAKRLPQGGTREEILAEGVRCYRLFVSSMLDITDNLDGDTVVRPEGVVRHDGDDPYLVVAADKGTATFSDIANEISTAHDFWLDDAFASGGSAGYDHKKMGITARGAWEAVKRHFREMDIDIQTTPFTVLGVGDMSGDVFGNGMLLSKATKLVAAFDHRDIFIDPDPDPVLSWQERQRLFELPRSSWQDYSHDLISEGGGVFSRQAKSVPLSAQIRALTGLKGNSAAPNEVIRALLKAKVDLIWFGGIGTYIRGDEETDADVGDRANDAIRIAASGIGAKVIGEGANLGLTQRARVAFGLRGGRVNSDAVDNSAGVNSSDIEVNIKIALGAAEAAGTLKRPARNKLLAAMTEEVGDLVLRNNYLQTLCLSLSEKRALEELGFHERLMRALERKGLLDRELEFLPNDRTLKARAAQGTGLTRPELAVLMAYAKIVLFDQLVASGVPDDPYLARELRRYFPTRLDKRHGGEIEGHRLRREIISTMLANSMINRGGPAFVSRLQDETGVGVAPIAAAYAVARDSFGFTELNALVDGLDNRVPSGLQTDLYLELQALLRSQTLWFLRNASLEGGLDRVVRHYRQGLAALHKALPDVLPEESGAGWSSRIATLQEAGMEAEEARRLAGLSYLSRGPDIVLVAGRAKRPVEEVARGFFALGDRLMIDRIAASAAAMEVTDYYDRLAINRTMDGILATHRTLVAEMIAEAKSKEDAWQMWSDAHSGAIGRTCEAVSELLSGGTMTLARLAVASSHLQDLSAELAK, encoded by the coding sequence ATGCGGGCCGCGGAGAAAATCAGTCCACTCATCGATTCCGTCGCGAGCAAGGCCGGCAAGGGCAGGGCGCCGAAGCTGCTCGAACCCTTCTCCAGACTGCTCTACAGGCGCGGCGTGCCGGAGGATCTGGAGGCCTATTCGGCCGACGCACTGGCCGCGCTCGCGCGCGAGGCCTTCGGCTTCCTGAAGGAGCGCAAGCCCGGACGGCACAAGCTGCGGCTCTACAATCCCGAGGAAGGCGCGCCCGGCGGGCTCGGCGAGATCACGGTGATCGAGATCGCCAATGACGACATGCCGTTCCTCGTCGATTCCACGCTCGGCCTGCTGAGCGAGCGGGGCCACAATATCGCGCTGGTCCTGCATCCGATCCTCGCCGTGGAGCGCTCCCCCAAGGGCGAGCTCACGGGCCTCGACGACGGCGCGGCAGTGGTCTCCGACCATTTCTCGCGCGAAAGCTTCATCCACATCCATATCTCGCGGCTCGGGCTTGAAAGCGACCGGACCTCGCTCGAGGCGGACATCGACAGCATGCTCAAGGACGTGCGCACCGTCGTCCTCGACTGGCCGGGCATGCGCGACCGCCTCGACAGGGCCGTGACGGACTATCAGGCCAACCCGCCGGCCGTGGCGGTGGAGGAGCTGTCGGAATCGATCCAGTTCCTGCAATGGCTGCTCGACGACCACTTCACCTTCCTCGGCATGCGCGAATATACCTTCGAGGGCGGGCCGGGGCACGGCCAGCTCAAGGCGGTGAAGGGGTCCGGACTCGGCATCCTGCGCGACCCCAAGGTTCAGGTGCTGCGCCGCGGCCGCGAGCTCGTCGAGATCACGCCGGAGGTGCGCGAGTTCCTCAACGAGCCGGCCCCGCTCATCATCACCAAGGCCAATGTGCGCGCCACCGTCCACCGGCGTTCGCACATGGACTATATCGGCATCAAGCAGTTCTCCGACGACGGCCAGCTCATGGGCGAGCTGCGCCTGGTGGGTCTGTTCACCTCCGCCGCTTATACACGCAGCCCGCGCTACATCCCCATGCTGCGCCGCAAGGTCGGGCATGTGATAGCCTCCAGCGGCTTCAAGCCGGACGGCCATTCCGGCAAGGCGCTGCAGAACGTTCTGGAGACCTTCCCCCGCGACGAGCTGTTCCAGATCGACACCGAGACGCTGACCGAGACGGCGCTCGGCATCCTGCAGCTTGAGGAGCGCCCGCGGACCCGCATGTTCGTGCGCCGCGACAAGTTCGACCGGTTCGTCTCCGTGCTCGTCTATGTGCCGCGCGACCGCTACACGACGGATGTGCGCCGGCGAATCGGCGATCTGCTCGCCTCCGCCTATGACGGCCGGGTCTCCGCCTTCTTCCCGGCCTTCCCCGAGGGCTCGCTCGTGCGCGTCCACTACATCCTCGGGCGCTACGAGGGCGAGACGCCGAGCCCGGACGTCGCCGAGCTGGAGGCACAGGCCACCGAGATCGTGCGTACCTGGGACGACCGGCTGACCGAGGCCGTCCAGACGGAATGCACACCGGAGCTGGCGGACAGTTTCATCGGCCGGTATCGCGGGGCCTTCTCCGCGGCCTATCAGGAGGCCTTCCCGCCGAGCCAGGCGGTCGCCGACATCCTCCAGATGGAACGGCTGAGCGACGACGGCGACATCGCCGTGGAGCTGCATCCCGGCGACGAGGAAGACGGCGACGCGGCGGTCAACCTGAAGCTCTACCATCTGGGCGAGCCCATCGCGCTGAGCGACCGGCTGCCGATCCTTGAGAATATGGGGTTCCGCTCGATCGACGAGCGCACCTACAGGATCACCCGGGCCGGCGCGGACGGGGCTGCGGAGGCCGTCGTCCTGCACGAGGTCACGCTGAAGCCGATCGACGGCCAGCCGATCGACCTGGACGCCGTCGGCGGCCTGGTGAACGACGGCTTCGCGGCCGTCTGGACACGGCAGGCGGAGAATGACGGCTACAATACGCTGCTCCCGCGCGAAGGGCTGGCGTGGCGCGAGGCGGCGCTGCTCAGGGCGTGCTCGAAATATCTGCGCCAGGCGGCGGTCCCCTATTCCGGGGACTACATGGCCGCGACCCTGACGAAATATCCCGACCTCGCGCGCAAGCTGCTCGAGCTCTTCGAGGCGCGCTTCGACCCGGCCTTCCCCAAGGCGAAGGCAAAGGGCGCGGACGCGGGGCGCGATGCCGCCATGAAGACCATACTCGACCGGATCGACGAGGTGCTCGCCTCCGTGCCGAGCCTCGACGAGGACCGCATCGTGCGCCGCTTCGCCAATCTCGTCATGGCGATGACGCGCACCAACTACTACCAGCGCGACGCCGAAGGCGGCCTGCGCCCGACCATCTCCTTCAAGATCGACTCCCGCAAGGTCGACGGCCTGCCCGATCCCAAGCCGTTCGCGGAAATCTTCGTCTATGCGCCCGATGTGGAGGGCGTCCATCTGCGCGGCGGCAAGATCGCGCGCGGCGGGCTTCGCTGGTCGGACCGGCCGGAGGATTTCCGCACCGAGGTCCTGGGGTTGGCCAAGGCGCAGAACGTGAAGAACGCCGTCATCGTGCCGGTCGGCGCGAAGGGCGGCTTCGTGGCCAAGCGCCTGCCTCAGGGCGGCACGCGCGAGGAGATCCTGGCGGAAGGCGTACGCTGCTACAGGCTGTTCGTCTCCTCCATGCTCGACATCACCGACAATCTCGATGGCGACACGGTGGTGCGGCCCGAGGGCGTGGTGCGCCATGACGGCGACGACCCCTATCTCGTCGTCGCCGCCGACAAGGGCACCGCGACCTTCTCCGACATCGCCAACGAGATCTCCACGGCACACGACTTCTGGCTCGACGACGCCTTTGCCTCCGGCGGGTCGGCGGGCTACGACCACAAGAAGATGGGCATCACCGCGCGCGGCGCCTGGGAGGCGGTGAAGCGCCATTTCCGCGAGATGGACATCGACATCCAGACGACGCCGTTCACCGTGCTCGGCGTCGGCGACATGTCGGGCGACGTGTTCGGCAACGGCATGCTGCTCTCCAAGGCCACAAAGCTCGTCGCCGCCTTCGACCATCGCGACATCTTCATCGACCCCGACCCCGATCCGGTGCTGAGCTGGCAGGAGCGCCAGCGCCTGTTCGAGCTGCCGCGCTCGTCCTGGCAGGACTATTCGCACGACCTCATCTCCGAGGGCGGCGGCGTGTTCAGCCGGCAGGCGAAATCCGTGCCCCTCAGCGCCCAGATCCGTGCGCTCACCGGCCTCAAGGGCAACAGCGCGGCGCCCAACGAGGTGATCCGCGCGCTGCTGAAGGCCAAGGTCGACCTCATCTGGTTCGGCGGCATCGGCACCTATATCCGGGGCGACGAGGAAACCGACGCCGATGTCGGCGACCGCGCCAACGACGCGATCCGGATCGCGGCGAGCGGGATCGGCGCGAAGGTGATCGGCGAGGGCGCCAATCTGGGCCTCACCCAGCGCGCGCGTGTCGCCTTCGGCCTGAGAGGCGGGCGCGTGAACTCCGACGCGGTGGACAATTCGGCGGGCGTGAACTCCTCCGACATCGAAGTCAACATCAAGATCGCGCTCGGCGCGGCGGAGGCCGCCGGAACCCTCAAGCGGCCGGCGCGCAACAAGCTTCTCGCCGCGATGACCGAGGAGGTCGGCGACCTCGTCCTGCGCAACAACTATCTCCAGACGCTGTGCCTCAGCCTGTCGGAGAAGCGGGCTCTGGAAGAGCTCGGCTTCCACGAGCGGCTCATGCGCGCGCTGGAGCGCAAGGGTCTGCTCGACCGCGAGCTGGAATTCCTGCCCAACGACCGCACCCTCAAGGCCCGGGCCGCACAGGGAACGGGCCTCACGCGGCCCGAGCTCGCCGTGCTCATGGCCTATGCCAAGATCGTCCTGTTCGACCAGCTCGTGGCCAGCGGCGTCCCCGACGACCCCTATCTCGCCCGCGAGCTCAGGCGCTACTTCCCCACCCGGCTCGACAAGCGCCATGGCGGCGAGATCGAAGGGCACAGGCTGCGCCGGGAGATCATCTCCACCATGCTGGCCAACAGCATGATCAACCGGGGCGGACCGGCCTTCGTGTCCCGCCTCCAGGACGAGACGGGCGTCGGCGTGGCCCCCATCGCGGCCGCCTATGCGGTGGCGCGCGACAGCTTCGGCTTCACCGAGCTCAACGCGCTCGTCGACGGGCTCGACAACCGGGTTCCCTCGGGCCTGCAGACGGATCTCTATCTGGAGCTGCAGGCGCTCCTGCGCAGCCAGACGCTGTGGTTCCTGCGCAACGCCTCGCTGGAGGGCGGGCTCGACCGGGTGGTACGCCATTACCGCCAGGGGCTCGCCGCCCTGCACAAGGCGTTGCCCGATGTGCTTCCCGAGGAGAGCGGAGCCGGCTGGTCGTCGCGCATCGCCACGCTTCAGGAGGCGGGCATGGAGGCGGAGGAGGCGCGGCGCCTCGCCGGGCTCAGCTATCTGTCGCGCGGGCCGGACATCGTGCTGGTCGCGGGGCGGGCCAAGCGCCCGGTCGAGGAGGTCGCGCGCGGCTTCTTCGCACTCGGCGACCGGCTGATGATCGACCGGATCGCCGCCTCCGCCGCGGCGATGGAGGTGACCGACTATTACGACCGGCTGGCGATCAACCGGACGATGGACGGCATTCTCGCCACCCACCGCACGCTCGTCGCGGAGATGATCGCGGAGGCGAAGTCCAAGGAGGATGCCTGGCAGATGTGGTCGGACGCCCATAGCGGCGCCATCGGCCGGACCTGCGAGGCCGTCTCGGAGCTCCTCTCCGGCGGCACCATGACGCTCGCGCGCCTCGCCGTCGCCTCGAGCCACCTGCAGGATCTCTCCGCCGAACTGGCGAAGTGA
- the purH gene encoding bifunctional phosphoribosylaminoimidazolecarboxamide formyltransferase/IMP cyclohydrolase yields MSDLVPIRRALLSVSDKTGLVDFARALAARGVDLVSTGGTSRALKAAGLAVTDVSDVTGFPEIMDGRVKTLHPGVHGGLLADRDTPAHMAALASHDIAPIDLLVVNLYPFEATVASQADDATVIENIDIGGPAMIRAAAKNHSGVAVVVEPGDYSAILDELAAHDGATTLATRRRLAGKAYARTAAYDAAIGGWFAERGEEAAPEYRAFGGRLAQALRYGENPHQEAAFYRTGEARPGVATARQVQGKELSYNNINDTDAAFECVAEFDPADAPAVVIVKHANPCGAARGASLSEAYRKALACDPVSAFGGIVALNRPFDGETAEEIAKLFTEVVIAPEADEAALAVMAGKKNLRLLLTGGLPDPAAAGTMVRTVAGGLLVQDRDAKRLEAGDLKVVTKRAPSEREMADLRFAFTIAKHVKSNAIVYARDGATVGIGAGQMSRVDSSRIAAQKAEDAARAAGLPEPLTRGSAVASDAFFPFADGLLAAAKAGATAVIQPGGSVRDDEVIAAADEAGLAMVFTGMRHFRH; encoded by the coding sequence ATGTCCGATCTCGTTCCCATCCGCCGCGCCCTCCTGTCCGTCTCCGACAAGACGGGCCTCGTCGATTTCGCCAGGGCCCTCGCCGCGCGCGGCGTCGATCTCGTCTCGACCGGCGGCACGTCCCGCGCGCTCAAGGCGGCGGGGCTCGCCGTGACCGACGTCTCCGACGTCACGGGCTTTCCGGAGATCATGGACGGGCGGGTGAAGACGCTCCATCCGGGCGTTCACGGGGGGCTGCTCGCCGACCGCGACACGCCGGCGCACATGGCCGCGCTCGCCAGCCACGACATCGCGCCCATCGACCTCCTCGTGGTCAATCTCTACCCGTTCGAGGCGACCGTCGCCTCGCAGGCCGACGACGCGACGGTGATCGAGAATATCGACATTGGCGGCCCCGCCATGATCCGGGCGGCCGCCAAGAACCATTCCGGCGTCGCCGTGGTGGTGGAGCCGGGGGACTATTCCGCGATCCTCGACGAGCTCGCCGCCCATGACGGCGCGACGACGCTCGCCACCCGCCGCCGGCTCGCGGGCAAGGCCTATGCGCGCACCGCCGCCTACGATGCCGCGATCGGCGGCTGGTTCGCGGAGCGCGGGGAGGAGGCGGCGCCGGAGTACCGGGCCTTTGGCGGCCGGCTCGCCCAGGCGTTGCGCTATGGCGAGAACCCGCACCAGGAGGCCGCCTTCTACCGCACCGGCGAGGCGCGTCCCGGCGTGGCGACGGCGCGCCAGGTCCAGGGCAAGGAGCTCTCCTACAACAACATCAACGACACCGATGCCGCCTTCGAATGCGTCGCGGAGTTCGATCCCGCCGATGCGCCGGCGGTCGTCATCGTCAAGCATGCCAATCCGTGCGGCGCGGCGCGCGGGGCCTCGCTCTCGGAGGCCTACCGCAAGGCGCTCGCCTGCGACCCGGTCAGCGCCTTCGGCGGCATCGTCGCGCTCAACCGGCCGTTCGACGGCGAGACGGCGGAGGAGATCGCGAAGCTCTTCACAGAGGTGGTGATCGCGCCCGAGGCCGACGAGGCGGCGCTCGCCGTCATGGCGGGCAAGAAGAACCTCCGCCTGCTGCTCACCGGCGGCCTGCCCGATCCGGCCGCTGCCGGCACCATGGTCCGGACGGTGGCCGGCGGCCTGCTGGTCCAGGACCGCGATGCCAAGCGCCTGGAGGCGGGCGATCTGAAGGTGGTCACGAAGCGGGCGCCCAGCGAGCGCGAGATGGCCGATCTGCGCTTTGCCTTCACCATCGCCAAGCATGTGAAGTCCAACGCCATCGTCTATGCCCGGGACGGCGCGACGGTCGGGATCGGGGCCGGGCAGATGAGCCGCGTCGATTCCTCCAGGATCGCCGCGCAGAAGGCCGAGGACGCCGCTCGGGCCGCCGGCCTGCCGGAGCCGCTGACGCGCGGCTCGGCCGTGGCCTCCGATGCCTTCTTCCCCTTTGCGGACGGTCTCCTGGCGGCCGCGAAGGCGGGCGCCACCGCCGTCATCCAGCCGGGCGGCTCGGTCCGCGACGACGAGGTGATCGCCGCCGCCGACGAGGCCGGCCTCGCCATGGTCTTCACCGGCATGCGCCACTTCCGGCACTAG
- a CDS encoding TonB family protein: protein MSDSLLSVTPAEEAEPPRPAPDGTGQTATLVLAVLLHVLVIGATALHFSDTQPPEQPEAIPVEIVQLPEEKPEPPPEPEPEPEPEPQPEPEPQSQPEEPAQAMQTARASGASDNPDLEAAEAPEAETEAEPAAPEPVEEAPEATELPPDLTLGPSPDQEVLEAMANMKQAFDMPAGSLESAGAGQGGGDPYLNAMRDRIIARIVYPAAQAGGRTGSAAYRAVVARSGRLRKLELVRSAGMPVLDQAGLDAINAAAPFKPLPDYIPGESAVIDIVLRIEP, encoded by the coding sequence GTGTCGGACAGCCTGCTATCGGTGACGCCGGCCGAGGAGGCCGAGCCGCCCCGGCCCGCACCCGACGGGACCGGGCAGACGGCGACGCTTGTCCTCGCGGTGCTGCTCCATGTGCTGGTCATCGGCGCGACGGCGCTCCATTTCTCCGACACGCAACCGCCCGAGCAACCCGAAGCGATCCCCGTGGAGATCGTGCAGCTGCCCGAGGAGAAGCCGGAGCCCCCGCCCGAGCCCGAACCCGAACCGGAGCCCGAGCCTCAACCGGAGCCGGAGCCGCAGTCCCAGCCCGAGGAGCCCGCCCAGGCGATGCAGACGGCCCGGGCGAGCGGGGCGAGCGACAATCCCGATCTGGAGGCCGCCGAGGCGCCGGAGGCGGAAACGGAAGCCGAGCCGGCCGCGCCCGAGCCCGTGGAGGAGGCGCCGGAGGCCACCGAGCTGCCGCCCGACCTGACCCTCGGGCCGTCGCCGGACCAGGAGGTCCTGGAGGCGATGGCGAACATGAAGCAGGCCTTCGACATGCCCGCCGGCAGCCTGGAGAGCGCCGGCGCGGGCCAGGGCGGCGGCGATCCCTATCTCAATGCCATGAGGGACCGCATCATAGCGCGCATCGTCTATCCGGCTGCGCAGGCCGGGGGGCGGACCGGGTCGGCGGCCTATCGCGCGGTCGTGGCACGGTCCGGCCGGCTCCGGAAGCTGGAGCTCGTGCGCTCCGCGGGCATGCCGGTGCTGGACCAGGCCGGCCTCGACGCCATCAATGCCGCCGCCCCCTTCAAGCCCCTGCCCGACTACATTCCCGGCGAGTCCGCGGTGATCGACATCGTCCTGCGCATCGAGCCATAG
- the rpe gene encoding ribulose-phosphate 3-epimerase has translation MTTRPIKIAPSILAADFSRLGEEVRAIDKAGADYIHLDVMDGHFVPNISFGPSVIESLRRCTDKIFDVHLMIAPVDPFIEAFARAGADIITFHPEAGPHGHRTIQAIKAAGCRAGLSLNPGTPVATVEPLIDDLDLLLVMTVNPGFGGQAFIETGLKKIAALRDMIDRSGRRIDLEVDGGINFETAARAIDAGADVLVAGTAAFAGGPDRYADNIAGLRGGA, from the coding sequence ATGACCACACGACCGATCAAGATCGCCCCCTCGATCCTCGCTGCCGATTTTTCGCGGCTCGGCGAGGAGGTCCGCGCCATCGACAAGGCCGGCGCCGACTACATACACCTCGATGTGATGGACGGCCATTTCGTGCCGAATATCAGCTTCGGCCCCAGCGTTATCGAATCGTTAAGACGATGCACGGATAAGATATTCGACGTGCATTTGATGATTGCACCGGTCGATCCGTTCATCGAGGCGTTCGCCAGGGCCGGGGCCGACATCATCACCTTTCACCCGGAGGCGGGTCCCCATGGCCACCGCACCATCCAGGCCATCAAGGCGGCGGGATGCAGGGCCGGACTCTCGCTCAATCCGGGAACGCCGGTCGCGACCGTCGAACCGTTGATCGACGATCTCGACCTGCTTCTGGTGATGACGGTCAATCCCGGATTTGGCGGCCAGGCCTTCATCGAGACGGGCCTGAAGAAGATCGCCGCCTTGCGCGACATGATCGACCGGAGCGGACGAAGGATCGATCTGGAAGTCGATGGTGGGATCAATTTCGAGACCGCAGCCAGGGCAATCGACGCCGGCGCCGACGTGCTGGTCGCCGGAACGGCGGCCTTTGCGGGCGGACCGGACCGCTACGCCGACAATATCGCCGGACTGCGCGGCGGCGCCTGA